In Scatophagus argus isolate fScaArg1 chromosome 5, fScaArg1.pri, whole genome shotgun sequence, a genomic segment contains:
- the postnb gene encoding periostin, osteoblast specific factor b isoform X4 codes for MGTKKKYFSTCRNWYQGAICGKKATVLYECCPGYMKLEGMRGCPAVAPIDHVYGTLGVVKATSTQKYADISKLRPEIEGSGSFTFFAPSNEAWELLDETVRSALISNVNIELYNALHYHMANKRLLTKDLRNGMTVTSMYNDLGLHINHYPNGVVTVNCARIIYGNQVATNGVVHVIDRVISAVGSSIQDVIEVDDDLTTLSDIAQNSGLLEKLGQSGHYTLFAPTNEAFERLGSDVLERLQSDKEVLKALINFHLLNSVQCSEAIMAGSSYETLEGNNIEIGCDGESITVNGIKMVRKKDIVTTNGVIHLIDQVLMPDSAKQVMELVGSSQSTFGDMVSELGLAAAMRPEAEYTLLAPLNVAFSDEVMSMDQRLLRIILEHHILKNKIVLGQLYNGQRLETIGGKLLRVFIYRTAVCIENSCLIRGSKEGSNGALHLMKTLLKPAEKNMFEILKENGGFKIFLSLMEAAGLTDLLKQEGDFTLFAPSDKAFSVLNENDLTLLKGDINALRTILLYHINNGIFIGGGLETGVTNLLKTLQGSNLKLMFANNTMQVNTVQVPKSDIMATNGVIHFVNNVLYPGDIPAGSYDLHLLLKRLITYLNIKYISGFRYQEIPLTFMKRIVTRVIQEVPDVTKVTRVIQGQPSVTKVTRVIEGQPSITKVTRVIEGQPSVTKVTRVIEGQPSVTKVTRVVSGPQYSVSTDTRNINLEGVDLSEITNIEGNPDFDAERLTKIIQEGGSRRTTSRRVLAGNRNRGRN; via the exons ATGGGGACCAAGAAGAAGTACTTCAGCACTTGTCGTAATTGGTACCAGGGGGCCATCTGTGGAAAGAAAGC GACTGTGCTTTATGAATGCTGCCCCGGATACATGAAGCTGGAGGGCATGCGTGGTTGCCCTGCAG TGGCTCCAATTGACCATGTGTATGGCACCTTGGGTGTGGTGAAGGCCACCTCAACTCAAAAATATGCTGACATTTCTAAGCTAAGGCCTGAGATTGAGGGATCTGGTTCCTTCACTTTCTTTGCCCCTAGCAATGAGGCCTGGGAGCTTTTGGATGAG ACAGTGAGGAGTGCACTCATCAGCAATGTCAACATTGAACTATACAATGCTCTGCATTATCACATGGCCAACAAACGCCTCTTAACTAAAGATTTAAGAAATGGAATGACAGTCACCTCCATGTATAATGACCTTGGTCTGCACATTAACCATTACCCCAATGGG GTGGTGACAGTGAACTGTGCCAGGATTATTTACGGCAACCAGGTTGCCACCAATGGAGTTGTGCACGTCATTGACCGTGTAATCAGCGCTGTTGGAAGCTCAATCCAGGATGTCATTGAGGTTGACGATGACCTGACAACTCTGAGT GATATAGCTCAGAATTCTGGACTGTTGGAGAAGCTGGGTCAGTCAGGACATTACACTCTTTTTGCCCCCACCAATGAAGCCTTTGAGAGACTGGGCAGCGATGTGTTGGAGAGACTTCAGAGTGACAAGGAGGTCCTCAAAG CTCTTATTAATTTCCACCTCCTGAACTCAGTCCAGTGCTCTGAGGCCATCATGGCTGGTAGCTCTTATGAGACTTTGGAGGGCAACAACATTGAGATTGGCTGTGACGGTGAAAGTATAACAGTTAACGGCATCAAGATGGTGCGCAAGAAGGACATTGTCACCACCAATGGTGTCATCCACCTTATCGACCAAGTGCTCATGCCAGACTCAG CTAAGCAGGTGATGGAACTGGTGGGAAGTTCCCAGTCGACTTTTGGTGACATGGTGTCCGAGTTAGGCCTTGCTGCTGCTATGAGACCAGAGGCTGAGTACACTTTGCTGGCTCCCCTCAACGTTGCCTTCAGTG ATGAAGTGATGTCCATGGATCAGAGGTTGCTCAGGATTATCCTGGAGCATCACATCTTGAAGAATAAGATTGTCCTGGGACAGCTGTACAATGGCCAGCGGCTGGAGACCATTGGAGGAAAATTGCTCAGGGTCTTCATCTATCGCACA GCTGTGTGCATTGAGAATTCCTGTCTGATAAGAGGCAGTAAGGAAGGAAGTAATGGGGCACTTCATCTTATGAAGACTCTGTTGAAACCAGcggaaaaaaacatgtttgagattttgaaagaaaatggaggCTTTAA GATCTTTTTGTCTCTGATGGAAGCTGCTGGTTTGACTGATTTGCTGAAACAGGAGGGAGACTTCACTCTGTTCGCCCCAAGTGATAAggctttcagtgttttgaatgaaaatgatttgaccTTGTTGAAGG GTGACATAAATGCTCTCAGAACCATCCTTCTGTACCACATCAACAATGGCATCTTCATTGGTGGTGGTTTGGAGACTGGAGTCACAAACCTTCTCAAGACTCTCCAGGGCAGCAACCTCAAACTGATGTTT GCAAACAATACTATGCAAGTGAATACTGTCCAAGTCCCTAAATCTGATATCATGGCCACAAATGGAGTCATTCACTTCGTCAACAACGTCCTATATCCTGGAG ATATCCCTGCTGGAAGCTATGATCTGCACTTGCTGTTGAAGAGGCTCATCACTTACCTAAATATCAAG tatatttcagGATTCAGATATCAGGAAATTCCCCTTACTTTTATGA AGAGGATCGTCACTCGTGTCATCCAGGAAG TTCCTGATGTAACCAAAGTGACAAGAGTTATCCAGGGACAGCCTAGTGTCACTAAAGTTACCAGGGTCATTGAAGGTCAACCCTCCATCACCAAAGTCACCAGGGTCATTGAAGGCCAACCCTCAGTCACCAAAGTCACCAGGGTCATTGAAGGTCAACCCTCTGTCACCAAAGTCACCAGGGTTGTCTCAG GTCCTCAGTATTCAGTCAGCACTGACACCAGAAACATCAACCTGGAAG gAGTTGACCTTTCAGAAATAACCAACATTGAGGGGAACCCTGATTTTGATGCTGAAAGACTCACCAAAATCATCCAAG AAGGCGGTTCGAGAAGAACCACTTCCCGAAGAGTTTTag CTGGCAACAGGAACAGAGGAAGGAACTAA
- the postnb gene encoding periostin, osteoblast specific factor b isoform X3: MKLLFVAAFALFVLSTFDKADSSAYDKIVAHSRIRARKEGPNVCALQQVMGTKKKYFSTCRNWYQGAICGKKATVLYECCPGYMKLEGMRGCPAVAPIDHVYGTLGVVKATSTQKYADISKLRPEIEGSGSFTFFAPSNEAWELLDETVRSALISNVNIELYNALHYHMANKRLLTKDLRNGMTVTSMYNDLGLHINHYPNGVVTVNCARIIYGNQVATNGVVHVIDRVISAVGSSIQDVIEVDDDLTTLSDIAQNSGLLEKLGQSGHYTLFAPTNEAFERLGSDVLERLQSDKEVLKALINFHLLNSVQCSEAIMAGSSYETLEGNNIEIGCDGESITVNGIKMVRKKDIVTTNGVIHLIDQVLMPDSAKQVMELVGSSQSTFGDMVSELGLAAAMRPEAEYTLLAPLNVAFSDEVMSMDQRLLRIILEHHILKNKIVLGQLYNGQRLETIGGKLLRVFIYRTAVCIENSCLIRGSKEGSNGALHLMKTLLKPAEKNMFEILKENGGFKIFLSLMEAAGLTDLLKQEGDFTLFAPSDKAFSVLNENDLTLLKGDINALRTILLYHINNGIFIGGGLETGVTNLLKTLQGSNLKLMFANNTMQVNTVQVPKSDIMATNGVIHFVNNVLYPGDIPAGSYDLHLLLKRLITYLNIKYISGFRYQEIPLTFMKRIVTRVIQEVPDVTKVTRVIQGQPSVTKVTRVIEGQPSITKVTRVIEGQPSVTKVTRVIEGQPSVTKVTRVVSGPQYSVSTDTRNINLEGVDLSEITNIEGNPDFDAERLTKIIQAGNRNRGRN; the protein is encoded by the exons ATGAAGCTCCTTTTTGTAGCTGCCTTTGCACTCTTTGTGCTCTCCACATTTGACAAGGCTGACTCTTCAGCTTATGACAAAATTGTCGCCCACAGTCGCATCAGGGCAAGAAAAGAAGG ACCAAATGTCTGTGCACTCCAGCAAGTCATGGGGACCAAGAAGAAGTACTTCAGCACTTGTCGTAATTGGTACCAGGGGGCCATCTGTGGAAAGAAAGC GACTGTGCTTTATGAATGCTGCCCCGGATACATGAAGCTGGAGGGCATGCGTGGTTGCCCTGCAG TGGCTCCAATTGACCATGTGTATGGCACCTTGGGTGTGGTGAAGGCCACCTCAACTCAAAAATATGCTGACATTTCTAAGCTAAGGCCTGAGATTGAGGGATCTGGTTCCTTCACTTTCTTTGCCCCTAGCAATGAGGCCTGGGAGCTTTTGGATGAG ACAGTGAGGAGTGCACTCATCAGCAATGTCAACATTGAACTATACAATGCTCTGCATTATCACATGGCCAACAAACGCCTCTTAACTAAAGATTTAAGAAATGGAATGACAGTCACCTCCATGTATAATGACCTTGGTCTGCACATTAACCATTACCCCAATGGG GTGGTGACAGTGAACTGTGCCAGGATTATTTACGGCAACCAGGTTGCCACCAATGGAGTTGTGCACGTCATTGACCGTGTAATCAGCGCTGTTGGAAGCTCAATCCAGGATGTCATTGAGGTTGACGATGACCTGACAACTCTGAGT GATATAGCTCAGAATTCTGGACTGTTGGAGAAGCTGGGTCAGTCAGGACATTACACTCTTTTTGCCCCCACCAATGAAGCCTTTGAGAGACTGGGCAGCGATGTGTTGGAGAGACTTCAGAGTGACAAGGAGGTCCTCAAAG CTCTTATTAATTTCCACCTCCTGAACTCAGTCCAGTGCTCTGAGGCCATCATGGCTGGTAGCTCTTATGAGACTTTGGAGGGCAACAACATTGAGATTGGCTGTGACGGTGAAAGTATAACAGTTAACGGCATCAAGATGGTGCGCAAGAAGGACATTGTCACCACCAATGGTGTCATCCACCTTATCGACCAAGTGCTCATGCCAGACTCAG CTAAGCAGGTGATGGAACTGGTGGGAAGTTCCCAGTCGACTTTTGGTGACATGGTGTCCGAGTTAGGCCTTGCTGCTGCTATGAGACCAGAGGCTGAGTACACTTTGCTGGCTCCCCTCAACGTTGCCTTCAGTG ATGAAGTGATGTCCATGGATCAGAGGTTGCTCAGGATTATCCTGGAGCATCACATCTTGAAGAATAAGATTGTCCTGGGACAGCTGTACAATGGCCAGCGGCTGGAGACCATTGGAGGAAAATTGCTCAGGGTCTTCATCTATCGCACA GCTGTGTGCATTGAGAATTCCTGTCTGATAAGAGGCAGTAAGGAAGGAAGTAATGGGGCACTTCATCTTATGAAGACTCTGTTGAAACCAGcggaaaaaaacatgtttgagattttgaaagaaaatggaggCTTTAA GATCTTTTTGTCTCTGATGGAAGCTGCTGGTTTGACTGATTTGCTGAAACAGGAGGGAGACTTCACTCTGTTCGCCCCAAGTGATAAggctttcagtgttttgaatgaaaatgatttgaccTTGTTGAAGG GTGACATAAATGCTCTCAGAACCATCCTTCTGTACCACATCAACAATGGCATCTTCATTGGTGGTGGTTTGGAGACTGGAGTCACAAACCTTCTCAAGACTCTCCAGGGCAGCAACCTCAAACTGATGTTT GCAAACAATACTATGCAAGTGAATACTGTCCAAGTCCCTAAATCTGATATCATGGCCACAAATGGAGTCATTCACTTCGTCAACAACGTCCTATATCCTGGAG ATATCCCTGCTGGAAGCTATGATCTGCACTTGCTGTTGAAGAGGCTCATCACTTACCTAAATATCAAG tatatttcagGATTCAGATATCAGGAAATTCCCCTTACTTTTATGA AGAGGATCGTCACTCGTGTCATCCAGGAAG TTCCTGATGTAACCAAAGTGACAAGAGTTATCCAGGGACAGCCTAGTGTCACTAAAGTTACCAGGGTCATTGAAGGTCAACCCTCCATCACCAAAGTCACCAGGGTCATTGAAGGCCAACCCTCAGTCACCAAAGTCACCAGGGTCATTGAAGGTCAACCCTCTGTCACCAAAGTCACCAGGGTTGTCTCAG GTCCTCAGTATTCAGTCAGCACTGACACCAGAAACATCAACCTGGAAG gAGTTGACCTTTCAGAAATAACCAACATTGAGGGGAACCCTGATTTTGATGCTGAAAGACTCACCAAAATCATCCAAG CTGGCAACAGGAACAGAGGAAGGAACTAA
- the postnb gene encoding periostin, osteoblast specific factor b isoform X1 — protein sequence MKLLFVAAFALFVLSTFDKADSSAYDKIVAHSRIRARKEGPNVCALQQVMGTKKKYFSTCRNWYQGAICGKKATVLYECCPGYMKLEGMRGCPAVAPIDHVYGTLGVVKATSTQKYADISKLRPEIEGSGSFTFFAPSNEAWELLDETVRSALISNVNIELYNALHYHMANKRLLTKDLRNGMTVTSMYNDLGLHINHYPNGVVTVNCARIIYGNQVATNGVVHVIDRVISAVGSSIQDVIEVDDDLTTLSDIAQNSGLLEKLGQSGHYTLFAPTNEAFERLGSDVLERLQSDKEVLKALINFHLLNSVQCSEAIMAGSSYETLEGNNIEIGCDGESITVNGIKMVRKKDIVTTNGVIHLIDQVLMPDSAKQVMELVGSSQSTFGDMVSELGLAAAMRPEAEYTLLAPLNVAFSDEVMSMDQRLLRIILEHHILKNKIVLGQLYNGQRLETIGGKLLRVFIYRTAVCIENSCLIRGSKEGSNGALHLMKTLLKPAEKNMFEILKENGGFKIFLSLMEAAGLTDLLKQEGDFTLFAPSDKAFSVLNENDLTLLKGDINALRTILLYHINNGIFIGGGLETGVTNLLKTLQGSNLKLMFANNTMQVNTVQVPKSDIMATNGVIHFVNNVLYPGDIPAGSYDLHLLLKRLITYLNIKYISGFRYQEIPLTFMKRIVTRVIQEVPDVTKVTRVIQGQPSVTKVTRVIEGQPSITKVTRVIEGQPSVTKVTRVIEGQPSVTKVTRVVSGPQYSVSTDTRNINLEGVDLSEITNIEGNPDFDAERLTKIIQEGGSRRTTSRRVLAGNRNRGRN from the exons ATGAAGCTCCTTTTTGTAGCTGCCTTTGCACTCTTTGTGCTCTCCACATTTGACAAGGCTGACTCTTCAGCTTATGACAAAATTGTCGCCCACAGTCGCATCAGGGCAAGAAAAGAAGG ACCAAATGTCTGTGCACTCCAGCAAGTCATGGGGACCAAGAAGAAGTACTTCAGCACTTGTCGTAATTGGTACCAGGGGGCCATCTGTGGAAAGAAAGC GACTGTGCTTTATGAATGCTGCCCCGGATACATGAAGCTGGAGGGCATGCGTGGTTGCCCTGCAG TGGCTCCAATTGACCATGTGTATGGCACCTTGGGTGTGGTGAAGGCCACCTCAACTCAAAAATATGCTGACATTTCTAAGCTAAGGCCTGAGATTGAGGGATCTGGTTCCTTCACTTTCTTTGCCCCTAGCAATGAGGCCTGGGAGCTTTTGGATGAG ACAGTGAGGAGTGCACTCATCAGCAATGTCAACATTGAACTATACAATGCTCTGCATTATCACATGGCCAACAAACGCCTCTTAACTAAAGATTTAAGAAATGGAATGACAGTCACCTCCATGTATAATGACCTTGGTCTGCACATTAACCATTACCCCAATGGG GTGGTGACAGTGAACTGTGCCAGGATTATTTACGGCAACCAGGTTGCCACCAATGGAGTTGTGCACGTCATTGACCGTGTAATCAGCGCTGTTGGAAGCTCAATCCAGGATGTCATTGAGGTTGACGATGACCTGACAACTCTGAGT GATATAGCTCAGAATTCTGGACTGTTGGAGAAGCTGGGTCAGTCAGGACATTACACTCTTTTTGCCCCCACCAATGAAGCCTTTGAGAGACTGGGCAGCGATGTGTTGGAGAGACTTCAGAGTGACAAGGAGGTCCTCAAAG CTCTTATTAATTTCCACCTCCTGAACTCAGTCCAGTGCTCTGAGGCCATCATGGCTGGTAGCTCTTATGAGACTTTGGAGGGCAACAACATTGAGATTGGCTGTGACGGTGAAAGTATAACAGTTAACGGCATCAAGATGGTGCGCAAGAAGGACATTGTCACCACCAATGGTGTCATCCACCTTATCGACCAAGTGCTCATGCCAGACTCAG CTAAGCAGGTGATGGAACTGGTGGGAAGTTCCCAGTCGACTTTTGGTGACATGGTGTCCGAGTTAGGCCTTGCTGCTGCTATGAGACCAGAGGCTGAGTACACTTTGCTGGCTCCCCTCAACGTTGCCTTCAGTG ATGAAGTGATGTCCATGGATCAGAGGTTGCTCAGGATTATCCTGGAGCATCACATCTTGAAGAATAAGATTGTCCTGGGACAGCTGTACAATGGCCAGCGGCTGGAGACCATTGGAGGAAAATTGCTCAGGGTCTTCATCTATCGCACA GCTGTGTGCATTGAGAATTCCTGTCTGATAAGAGGCAGTAAGGAAGGAAGTAATGGGGCACTTCATCTTATGAAGACTCTGTTGAAACCAGcggaaaaaaacatgtttgagattttgaaagaaaatggaggCTTTAA GATCTTTTTGTCTCTGATGGAAGCTGCTGGTTTGACTGATTTGCTGAAACAGGAGGGAGACTTCACTCTGTTCGCCCCAAGTGATAAggctttcagtgttttgaatgaaaatgatttgaccTTGTTGAAGG GTGACATAAATGCTCTCAGAACCATCCTTCTGTACCACATCAACAATGGCATCTTCATTGGTGGTGGTTTGGAGACTGGAGTCACAAACCTTCTCAAGACTCTCCAGGGCAGCAACCTCAAACTGATGTTT GCAAACAATACTATGCAAGTGAATACTGTCCAAGTCCCTAAATCTGATATCATGGCCACAAATGGAGTCATTCACTTCGTCAACAACGTCCTATATCCTGGAG ATATCCCTGCTGGAAGCTATGATCTGCACTTGCTGTTGAAGAGGCTCATCACTTACCTAAATATCAAG tatatttcagGATTCAGATATCAGGAAATTCCCCTTACTTTTATGA AGAGGATCGTCACTCGTGTCATCCAGGAAG TTCCTGATGTAACCAAAGTGACAAGAGTTATCCAGGGACAGCCTAGTGTCACTAAAGTTACCAGGGTCATTGAAGGTCAACCCTCCATCACCAAAGTCACCAGGGTCATTGAAGGCCAACCCTCAGTCACCAAAGTCACCAGGGTCATTGAAGGTCAACCCTCTGTCACCAAAGTCACCAGGGTTGTCTCAG GTCCTCAGTATTCAGTCAGCACTGACACCAGAAACATCAACCTGGAAG gAGTTGACCTTTCAGAAATAACCAACATTGAGGGGAACCCTGATTTTGATGCTGAAAGACTCACCAAAATCATCCAAG AAGGCGGTTCGAGAAGAACCACTTCCCGAAGAGTTTTag CTGGCAACAGGAACAGAGGAAGGAACTAA
- the postnb gene encoding periostin, osteoblast specific factor b isoform X2, with amino-acid sequence MKLLFVAAFALFVLSTFDKADSSAYDKIVAHSRIRARKEGPNVCALQQVMGTKKKYFSTCRNWYQGAICGKKATVLYECCPGYMKLEGMRGCPAVAPIDHVYGTLGVVKATSTQKYADISKLRPEIEGSGSFTFFAPSNEAWELLDETVRSALISNVNIELYNALHYHMANKRLLTKDLRNGMTVTSMYNDLGLHINHYPNGVVTVNCARIIYGNQVATNGVVHVIDRVISAVGSSIQDVIEVDDDLTTLSDIAQNSGLLEKLGQSGHYTLFAPTNEAFERLGSDVLERLQSDKEVLKALINFHLLNSVQCSEAIMAGSSYETLEGNNIEIGCDGESITVNGIKMVRKKDIVTTNGVIHLIDQVLMPDSAKQVMELVGSSQSTFGDMVSELGLAAAMRPEAEYTLLAPLNVAFSDEVMSMDQRLLRIILEHHILKNKIVLGQLYNGQRLETIGGKLLRVFIYRTAVCIENSCLIRGSKEGSNGALHLMKTLLKPAEKNMFEILKENGGFKIFLSLMEAAGLTDLLKQEGDFTLFAPSDKAFSVLNENDLTLLKGDINALRTILLYHINNGIFIGGGLETGVTNLLKTLQGSNLKLMFANNTMQVNTVQVPKSDIMATNGVIHFVNNVLYPGDIPAGSYDLHLLLKRLITYLNIKYISGFRYQEIPLTFMKRIVTRVIQEVPDVTKVTRVIQGQPSVTKVTRVIEGQPSITKVTRVIEGQPSVTKVTRVIEGQPSVTKVTRVVSGPQYSVSTDTRNINLEGVDLSEITNIEGNPDFDAERLTKIIQEGGSRRTTSRRVLVG; translated from the exons ATGAAGCTCCTTTTTGTAGCTGCCTTTGCACTCTTTGTGCTCTCCACATTTGACAAGGCTGACTCTTCAGCTTATGACAAAATTGTCGCCCACAGTCGCATCAGGGCAAGAAAAGAAGG ACCAAATGTCTGTGCACTCCAGCAAGTCATGGGGACCAAGAAGAAGTACTTCAGCACTTGTCGTAATTGGTACCAGGGGGCCATCTGTGGAAAGAAAGC GACTGTGCTTTATGAATGCTGCCCCGGATACATGAAGCTGGAGGGCATGCGTGGTTGCCCTGCAG TGGCTCCAATTGACCATGTGTATGGCACCTTGGGTGTGGTGAAGGCCACCTCAACTCAAAAATATGCTGACATTTCTAAGCTAAGGCCTGAGATTGAGGGATCTGGTTCCTTCACTTTCTTTGCCCCTAGCAATGAGGCCTGGGAGCTTTTGGATGAG ACAGTGAGGAGTGCACTCATCAGCAATGTCAACATTGAACTATACAATGCTCTGCATTATCACATGGCCAACAAACGCCTCTTAACTAAAGATTTAAGAAATGGAATGACAGTCACCTCCATGTATAATGACCTTGGTCTGCACATTAACCATTACCCCAATGGG GTGGTGACAGTGAACTGTGCCAGGATTATTTACGGCAACCAGGTTGCCACCAATGGAGTTGTGCACGTCATTGACCGTGTAATCAGCGCTGTTGGAAGCTCAATCCAGGATGTCATTGAGGTTGACGATGACCTGACAACTCTGAGT GATATAGCTCAGAATTCTGGACTGTTGGAGAAGCTGGGTCAGTCAGGACATTACACTCTTTTTGCCCCCACCAATGAAGCCTTTGAGAGACTGGGCAGCGATGTGTTGGAGAGACTTCAGAGTGACAAGGAGGTCCTCAAAG CTCTTATTAATTTCCACCTCCTGAACTCAGTCCAGTGCTCTGAGGCCATCATGGCTGGTAGCTCTTATGAGACTTTGGAGGGCAACAACATTGAGATTGGCTGTGACGGTGAAAGTATAACAGTTAACGGCATCAAGATGGTGCGCAAGAAGGACATTGTCACCACCAATGGTGTCATCCACCTTATCGACCAAGTGCTCATGCCAGACTCAG CTAAGCAGGTGATGGAACTGGTGGGAAGTTCCCAGTCGACTTTTGGTGACATGGTGTCCGAGTTAGGCCTTGCTGCTGCTATGAGACCAGAGGCTGAGTACACTTTGCTGGCTCCCCTCAACGTTGCCTTCAGTG ATGAAGTGATGTCCATGGATCAGAGGTTGCTCAGGATTATCCTGGAGCATCACATCTTGAAGAATAAGATTGTCCTGGGACAGCTGTACAATGGCCAGCGGCTGGAGACCATTGGAGGAAAATTGCTCAGGGTCTTCATCTATCGCACA GCTGTGTGCATTGAGAATTCCTGTCTGATAAGAGGCAGTAAGGAAGGAAGTAATGGGGCACTTCATCTTATGAAGACTCTGTTGAAACCAGcggaaaaaaacatgtttgagattttgaaagaaaatggaggCTTTAA GATCTTTTTGTCTCTGATGGAAGCTGCTGGTTTGACTGATTTGCTGAAACAGGAGGGAGACTTCACTCTGTTCGCCCCAAGTGATAAggctttcagtgttttgaatgaaaatgatttgaccTTGTTGAAGG GTGACATAAATGCTCTCAGAACCATCCTTCTGTACCACATCAACAATGGCATCTTCATTGGTGGTGGTTTGGAGACTGGAGTCACAAACCTTCTCAAGACTCTCCAGGGCAGCAACCTCAAACTGATGTTT GCAAACAATACTATGCAAGTGAATACTGTCCAAGTCCCTAAATCTGATATCATGGCCACAAATGGAGTCATTCACTTCGTCAACAACGTCCTATATCCTGGAG ATATCCCTGCTGGAAGCTATGATCTGCACTTGCTGTTGAAGAGGCTCATCACTTACCTAAATATCAAG tatatttcagGATTCAGATATCAGGAAATTCCCCTTACTTTTATGA AGAGGATCGTCACTCGTGTCATCCAGGAAG TTCCTGATGTAACCAAAGTGACAAGAGTTATCCAGGGACAGCCTAGTGTCACTAAAGTTACCAGGGTCATTGAAGGTCAACCCTCCATCACCAAAGTCACCAGGGTCATTGAAGGCCAACCCTCAGTCACCAAAGTCACCAGGGTCATTGAAGGTCAACCCTCTGTCACCAAAGTCACCAGGGTTGTCTCAG GTCCTCAGTATTCAGTCAGCACTGACACCAGAAACATCAACCTGGAAG gAGTTGACCTTTCAGAAATAACCAACATTGAGGGGAACCCTGATTTTGATGCTGAAAGACTCACCAAAATCATCCAAG AAGGCGGTTCGAGAAGAACCACTTCCCGAAGAGTTTTag ttGGATGA